One genomic segment of Aythya fuligula isolate bAytFul2 chromosome 5, bAytFul2.pri, whole genome shotgun sequence includes these proteins:
- the ZDHHC22 gene encoding palmitoyltransferase ZDHHC22: protein MLVLRLLNVVAPAYFLCISLVTFVLQIFLFIPSMFRDPSTTPLFSPALLHGALFLFLSANALGNYVLVIQSSPEDSGKGLNLGEGAEVVADWLAGSRSPGSALPSTHFCRLCARVTQRHDHHCFFTGNCIGSRNMRNFIMFCLYTSLACLDSLVAGMAYISAALSMSFASPLAFLTLLPHSISQFFSGALLSSEMFVILMLYLWLGIGLACAGFCCHQMLLILRGQTRYQVRKGVVVRARPWRENLREVFGKRWLLGLLIPVLNVGSDYRRQKGK from the exons ATGCTAGTTCTCAGGTTGCTCAATGTTGTTGCTCCAGCCTACTTCTTGTGCATCTCCCTAGTGACCTTCGTCCTCCAGATCTTTCTCTTCATCCCCAGCATGTTCAGAGACCCTTCCACCACCCcacttttctctcctgctctgctgcatggggccctcttcctcttcctctcagcTAATGCCCTGGGCAACTACGTCCTCGTGATCCAGAGCTCCCCCGAGGACTCGGGCAAGGGCTTAAACTTGGGCGAAGGAGCCGAAGTGGTGGCGGACTGGCTGGCTGGAAGCAGGTCCCCTGGCTCAGCCCTGCCCAGCACTCACTTCTGTAGACTGTGTGCCAGAGTCACCCAGAGGCATGACCACCACTGTTTCTTCACAGGGAACTGCATCGGGAGCAGGAACATGCGGAACTTCATCATGTTCTGCCTCTACACCTCCCTGGCTTGCCTCGACTCCCTGGTGGCAGGCATGGCTTACATTTCTGCGGCACTCTCCATGTCCTTCGCAAGCCCGCTGGCCTTCCTCACCCTCCTGCCTcactccatcagccagttctTCTCAG GAGCTCTCCTCAGCTCTGAGATGTTTGTCATCCTCATGCTCTACCTCTGGCTTGGGATCGGACTGGCCTGCGCCGGCTTCTGCTGCCACCAGATGCTGCTGATCTTACGGGGGCAGACGCGGTACCAGGTGCGGAAAGGGGTGGTGGTGAGAGCCCGGCCCTGGAGGGAGAACCTGCGGGAGGTCTTCGGCAAGAGGTGGCTGCTAGGACTTCTCATCCCCGTGCTGAATGTGGGAAGCGACTACCGTaggcagaaagggaaataa